One region of Gilliamella sp. ESL0405 genomic DNA includes:
- the fliS gene encoding flagellar export chaperone FliS → MYKVGSQAYQQVNLETCVSQASPHQLIVLLFDGALNAIKLANLYIQKGDIAGKGKAISKAINIVDNGLKSALDLEQGGEIAENLDRLYHYISQQLVLANLHNSQDKLQTCYDLLNNIADAWREIAK, encoded by the coding sequence ATGTATAAAGTTGGCTCTCAAGCATATCAGCAAGTTAATTTAGAAACCTGTGTTAGTCAAGCCTCACCTCATCAACTAATCGTTTTATTATTTGATGGGGCACTTAATGCCATAAAGTTAGCTAACTTATATATCCAAAAAGGCGACATTGCCGGTAAAGGTAAAGCGATATCCAAAGCGATTAATATTGTCGATAATGGTCTTAAAAGCGCTTTAGATCTTGAACAAGGTGGTGAAATTGCCGAAAACTTAGATCGTTTATATCACTATATCAGTCAACAATTAGTTTTAGCCAATCTACATAATAGCCAAGATAAGCTACAAACTTGTTATGATTTGTTAAACAACATTGCTGATGCTTGGCGTGAGATTGCAAAATAA
- the fliD gene encoding flagellar filament capping protein FliD encodes MSMSILGIGSGIDLNEVLNQLEAVEKARLTPIAAQQKAINAKISGFGKLKSALTTFNTATQKLQNKELFNSRTATGNDNFFTTNVNSKAILGNYAVSVDQLATAHSVSTTAVNDKNSALGNGNQTRTVTIEQANGKSLSVTLNNDETSLESIANAINQAKVTNEDGSQTDSTMNASVVRSGTGSYQLVITSKETGEQQTITSISSDDEVLNNTIGFDINQPEASSMTQVAKAQDAKFTFNGVAITSASNTVKEVVAGVDITLKATTTTSQTLAITADNEKAQEAIKQWVEAFNQLQSTISTLTQFTAKDGNSSELNNTNGPLIGDSTLRNIDQSIRSIFAKGQSGEFSVLAQIGINMDNSGTLTINQNQLQKVLNENSDAVAGLFIGDGETTGIANEVFAKVSSFIDSDGMIDSATNGLNSTLKSLDKRYEQVNNSIEQTVERYRVQFTKLDVLISSLDSMSNYLTTQFEMMANLKK; translated from the coding sequence ATGTCAATGAGTATTTTGGGAATAGGTTCAGGCATTGACCTTAATGAAGTTTTAAATCAGTTAGAAGCAGTTGAAAAAGCACGTTTAACCCCTATTGCTGCTCAACAAAAGGCGATTAATGCCAAAATTAGTGGTTTTGGTAAATTAAAAAGTGCATTAACAACTTTTAATACTGCCACTCAAAAGCTTCAAAATAAAGAACTCTTTAATAGCCGAACAGCAACCGGTAATGACAATTTCTTTACCACTAATGTAAATAGCAAAGCTATCTTAGGCAACTATGCAGTTAGTGTTGACCAATTAGCCACCGCTCATAGTGTGTCAACAACGGCAGTTAATGATAAAAATAGTGCTTTAGGTAACGGCAATCAAACACGAACAGTTACCATTGAACAAGCAAATGGCAAAAGCCTGAGTGTTACTTTAAATAATGATGAAACATCGCTTGAGTCAATTGCTAATGCCATTAATCAAGCCAAAGTAACTAATGAGGACGGTAGCCAAACTGACTCAACCATGAATGCTTCAGTGGTACGTTCGGGAACAGGTAGCTATCAATTGGTTATTACCTCAAAAGAGACAGGTGAACAGCAGACAATTACCTCGATTTCATCTGATGATGAAGTATTAAATAATACTATTGGATTTGACATTAATCAGCCTGAAGCGTCAAGCATGACACAAGTTGCAAAGGCGCAAGATGCGAAATTTACCTTTAATGGTGTTGCCATTACCAGTGCTTCAAATACGGTTAAAGAAGTTGTTGCTGGTGTGGATATCACGTTAAAGGCGACCACAACAACCAGTCAAACGTTAGCTATCACCGCCGATAATGAAAAAGCGCAAGAGGCAATTAAACAATGGGTTGAGGCATTTAACCAATTACAATCCACCATTTCAACTTTGACGCAGTTTACGGCTAAAGACGGAAATTCAAGCGAATTAAACAATACAAATGGCCCACTTATTGGTGACTCGACATTGCGTAATATTGATCAAAGTATCCGCTCAATATTTGCAAAAGGACAATCGGGCGAATTTTCTGTTTTAGCTCAAATTGGCATTAATATGGATAATAGTGGCACTTTAACCATTAATCAAAATCAACTACAGAAAGTACTCAATGAAAATAGTGACGCAGTGGCGGGCTTATTTATTGGTGATGGTGAAACAACCGGTATTGCCAATGAAGTTTTCGCTAAAGTAAGTAGTTTTATTGATAGTGATGGGATGATTGATTCTGCCACTAATGGTTTAAATTCAACATTAAAATCATTGGATAAACGCTATGAACAGGTCAATAATTCAATAGAACAAACAGTTGAGCGTTATCGAGTTCAATTTACAAAATTAGATGTATTAATCAGCTCTTTAGATAGCATGAGTAACTATTTGACCACACAATTTGAAATGATGGCAAATTTGAAAAAATAA
- a CDS encoding flagellin, whose amino-acid sequence MAQVINTNTMSLMAKNNLNNSQSVLGTAIERLSSGMRINSAKDDAAGQAIANRFSSNIKGLTQAARNANDGISLAQTTEGALNEINNNVQRIRELTVQAANGTNSQSDLESIQNEIDQRLEEIDRVSKQTDFNGSKVLSADKTLKIQVGANDGETIEINLKKIDSTELGLASFNVSSSPTADPLKTLDAALSKIDGLRGELGAVQNRFESTVNNINNTVNNLSSARSRIEDADYATEVSNMTRGQILQQAGTSVLAQANQVPQSVLSLLQ is encoded by the coding sequence ATGGCTCAAGTAATTAATACTAATACTATGTCTTTAATGGCAAAAAATAATCTTAATAATTCTCAAAGCGTTCTTGGTACAGCTATTGAGCGTCTTTCTTCAGGCATGCGTATTAACAGTGCTAAAGATGATGCGGCAGGTCAAGCTATTGCTAACCGTTTTTCTTCAAACATCAAAGGATTAACTCAAGCAGCTCGTAATGCTAACGACGGTATCTCTTTAGCGCAAACAACTGAAGGTGCATTAAACGAAATTAACAACAACGTTCAACGTATCCGTGAACTAACTGTTCAAGCAGCAAACGGCACTAACTCTCAAAGCGATTTAGAGTCAATCCAAAACGAAATCGATCAACGTTTAGAAGAGATTGACCGTGTATCTAAACAAACTGATTTCAATGGTTCTAAAGTATTATCAGCAGATAAAACACTTAAAATTCAAGTAGGTGCAAATGACGGCGAAACTATTGAAATCAATTTGAAAAAAATCGACAGTACTGAACTTGGTCTGGCTTCATTCAACGTTTCTTCAAGCCCAACAGCTGATCCTTTAAAAACACTTGATGCAGCTTTATCAAAAATTGACGGATTACGTGGTGAGCTAGGTGCGGTACAAAACCGTTTTGAATCAACTGTTAACAACATCAACAATACCGTTAATAACTTAAGTTCTGCTCGTAGCCGAATTGAAGATGCTGACTACGCAACTGAAGTATCAAATATGACTCGTGGTCAAATTTTACAACAAGCCGGTACATCTGTTTTAGCACAAGCTAACCAAGTACCACAATCTGTACTTTCTTTATTACAATAA